The DNA segment TAGCATTAAAAGTTAGTAAATAATAAATATGCAGTTGTCCTAACTTTAATTATGTATTAAGTACCCCAAATTTAATTAAGCACCCATAACAGATCTCGAGTCATCCAATACGACCGCTTAACCACCACAGGCAAATTGTTGTATTCTGATTCAAACTTTCATAAAAATGTGAAACTTTTATTACATTATTTAGAGAATAATAGGGCCAAactatttattttaaatatgatcccaaaaatatataattgataATTGTATATATTACAAACATTACGAAATTTGAAATTGGGATAATTTACTCAAATACCACGAAACGTGTTGAGACATTTTTATGCTATTTAGGTGTAAGCACGTTCAACATGCAAAATAAAATTTAGTGTTACTAAGTCTAAGAAGTACTTATACGTTCAATATTTACATTatgtttattatatatattatatgtattatgTTATAATTGTGTCAATATGAAAGTATGCAAAAGAACGTGATCTTACGTGAACAGTGGTTAAGTGAATCATATAAGAAAATACTTTTACGTCATCTATTCAAAATATGTTAATTGTAGTTAAGTAATAAGTCTTATTACTTTAAAAAAATAGAGGGCAGTGACTTTTTGATCTCTTTGTTTCTGCTTTAGGGAAAAGAAACAATCTACTTATACAATATTCGAGATTCATATTTCATTTGTTCTCTTTAAGTTTTTAGCCGATTCTTTTCCCCCGAATACTTGTCGTGGTTGCAATGCGTACTTTACTTGcagtacgtatatatatatatgtgtgtttaTGAACCCATTGCACATATCATATACTCATACATAACAtgcaattttttatattttagatGGATCACTCACAGTTTCACAGATATTCATGTTGCAGCAGTTGTCTATGATTATTTCGCAGCGACTGTCCCGCAGTTGCGGACGAGACGTGAGCGCCGTCTCAACCCGTTTGCCAGGATTGATACGCTTGATGCGCGGCTGCCTTCGAAGTTTGTTCACGTAGAAACTAAGTACGATTATCACGAGAAGAAGTAAGATAATTAGCACACCAACAATGGGAAGCAGCGTCCCGTATATGTCGTTATCCTGATGCGTCCTTATTTCTACTACTCTTTCACTTTGCTCGGAGCACCTGTCGGTAAAACATAACAGGGATTCATTGTAAATTGTATCTTCTTCTAGGTTTAATTGTAACGATAAACATGCAATAGGAGCACCGTGAAGTCATTTTCACTTTGCAAAAGTTAGCTTAAGAGATCATCTTATGCCCTTATTGCGTTCGTTACTTCAATTATAGATTTATCAAAACGAATAATTGTTACGAAATAAGGGAATATTAATAGTTTTTCAAAGTACCTGCAGTTAGCAGTATCGATACTACTAGGAATTGGCTCAGTGTTTGCACAATATTTTTGACAAAGTTCAGTGATATTGCTTAAAGTCTCACAACGAGAACCCATAGAATATTTACATTTACAAACTGGTCTCTGGTTTAGGACGGAGCACTGACCGTCGTGCAGGCAATAGTCTTTGCACAGATCTGTTTCACATCTAAGCCCAACAAACGTCCCACTACACTTACACATGGGTAGTCCTTCATCATCTATGTTACAGCTGCCTTGAAAGCAGTAATTGTGACAAAGGTGCATTTCGCAGAATGTGCCATTGAAGctgaaacgatagagttcttatttatCGGCTATTATATTAATTACAGATTCATATCATTCCAGTCCTTTGACCAGattctaattttattttttttttttagacacGAGACAAACGAACCAACTTTTTCTGCACGGCAAGAGTCAAACACTTACCCAAGTTTGCACTGACAGACCGGGACGCCATTCTTGTCCTCCACGTAACCATCATTCAGGCAGTGTTTGGGTGTTTCAGCAAATTCCGATTCCTCCGTGCTGGTCGTTAAATTACTATACGACCCTATCTGTGTTAGCGTGGACGATTCTTTTAAACGCATTTTCTGCCTTTTCGCAATCGCCGCGCAATCAATCGTGCCGATATTATCGCGCGCTACAACACCGGCCGGCTTATTGCTGTACAATTCAAAAGTATTCAACATATCCTCATGAGTCGCGTTTTTTGGGAATGTCCACACAGCGTTGTGCACCGTATCAGACCAGTATATCAAATCTTGGTCTATGGCCAAGTAACCTGGTTGATGGCGTTTAGGATGAACCAACGGTTCTTGATTTGTACCATCGAGATTGCTCCTTTGTACCTTAATCCGTATGCCCTCTATATCGTCGATCCAGTAGAGTTTCCCTTCCGCGTGATCTATAGCGATCGCCATCGGCTCGAACAAACCGTCTTTGATCACGATCGTTCGATTACTTCCGTCTAAATTCGACATCTCGATACTTGGGCTTGTGAAGTTACTATTTACCCAGTATATCCGACTGGAAAGAACATAAAATTATCAGATACTCGCACTCTTTCTTTACGTTTCGTCTTTTAATCCTGTTTCATTTTACTTTACGCGCGCGTCTTGGTCTTCCTTATCTTTTTATTACGAAGTTACTACATCGTGCGTATTGAGAAAGCATTCTCTTTCCTCACATTGACCGTGAACTTCTAAACGGAATTAGATCGGCCGAGTTCTATGTAGGAACATAAATGGCACACCTGTTACATACGTCCAGAGCAATGGCGCGCGGTATCTGGTCCGTTAAATTGTGCACGAGCGTCGGTTTTTCCGGCGGCCCGTCGTTTGGTAGGCGCATCTTCATGATTACTGCTTGTTGAGTGTCGCTCCAGAACAGGGTCCGTGTCCTCGTGTCAAAGGCGAGCCCTACGATGTTGCTCTCCTCTTGTTCTGGGAATAGCGAAGCATCGTTTACAGACACCCATGTCGATTCTTTACCGCGCGACTGTTTAACCGTTTGACATATACATAAAACGGAATTAACGTATTAATTGCTTATCCACTTCTACAAGGACAGCGTGAAGATATGTTAGAGACATAATTTAAATTTACAATGATCATAAACAGGTGACGTATCTGAGACGGCTTCGTATGTCAAAGGGTTAAGCATCAAGTGCTGCTACAATGAATTATCTTTAAATTATACTCCGATCAGACGCCATTGTGCTTCACTTTTATATCGACTTGCTATATTTTTTCAAGTAATATActatattgtaatttattcaACTACATAACAATGTCAACACATTATGATTATATcggaataatattcatggctTAGATTAATCACAATCTAGACGCGTCAGAATGCGATACATTAAGTTCAGCAGACAAATCAATTCAAAATTACTTGTGCGAAGTAAGAAAGGACAGGAATAAAGCTAATCATATAAATTGAAGTGTAAGACgtaaaaaaaaatgattaatatgaaaatatatttctaatggagACGGTTCGCGTTGCGTTGATAGTATTCGAACAGAAATATTCTTCGATAGAATCGAAGAGGGATTAATACGATCTGCAAACAGGTTGACCAGTTGATAACGGGATCAATAGGGTCAGTCAGcgaaaaatattttttcattgcATGGATTCTTTTTATGAAAACTCTGCTTCTTAGAAAAGTAATAATTCGATCACATTTTTGCAATAAGTAAGCAGACCTACTACTTAATCTTAACGCTACTTTAATTGCAATTCAAATGGAACtctctaactttaactttcttCTGTAATTAACAACGGCTACTGTTCGTATGATCTTTATTGAATCTTGAATAACCTTTTTTATTCGCTACGAAATGTAATCTCAtcaatagcgcgttttaagtaccGCGATaaacgaatcattgcaaacaccTTTGACGCCACCCAGCACGTGGCACTCTACGGCTTAGTGTAAGCAATTGCATGACTTGCACGCATACACACGCTTAACCAAGCTATTGATAATGGAAATGGTAGAGATACTTAAAGATATCGTGAAATAACTAAAGCAAGTAAGTAACATAGTACACTTACTTTTAAGTAGCGGTTTCAGGGTGAAATTCTTGTCTTGCAGGTCGTTCCTGAATATGGatacatttttattatttagatCACTAAAATACATCATGTGTGTAGTATCATCGTAAGCAACCGCCGACAGGGATCCAGCTTCCTTCACCAGTGCCTGTCCGATCACTGTAGAATTGTGCGCGTAGAATTTTACTTCACGGCCTATTACTACAGCTAAATCTGTAACACAACAATGTAAGTATGTTTAACAACGTTGTAGgatcggctgaaattaaataaagGAATCAAATTTAATATTCCGCTGATATCATGAATATTTGGAAACAACATTATCTTAACTTAAATGCGTTTTATAATTCAAATGCAGTATCatacaaattaatttaattattagTACTTTGTACTTTTCTTCTCAAGACGAGTGTCTCATGTTTGTGCCAGTGCAACGATGTTCACAACATCATTATCACCATTTTTCACATGATTCTAAAGCATGCAATTGCATATGCATATCTCAATAATTTGCAATACGTCATATACTATCGAAGGAGGAAAATTatcgataaaaaataataagatAGAAAATTCAGAATGGTTTACAACTTGCTCtgtgcaatgaactttgcttggaaattccaGTTCAGTTAATAGTCGTATAATAATCCTTGAAAAAGGGACGCCTTTTAACATTAAACAAAATATCTCCCCTCAGGAGATAACAATTTTTCTCACTTAATAAAGATAAATGCTGTCCCAGTAATtacttattattataattatgcaCTCATTGAAAAATACGTTTAACCTTTGACAATCTTATATGATTTGACTAATGAGTCTGGCTTCATTAATCGAAGTATaagttaaaaaatatatttaaacataagagtgagagagagttgcTCTTCAACGTAgctagaaataaatataatttctcTGCTTTAGTTACAGCGTATCTTGAACAAAAACTTTAAGGATCTGATTAGCTGTGATTtctacatattaaaaaatgtatttttaaaaaatgtaaCACATATAGCAATGTATAAAAATAACAATGATTGATAAAAAATAGCTTAATTTACTTGAACATttgattaaatttaaaatagttAAATCAACAAGCATTCAGTTTCAAAATTGCAGCCGAGTATAATGCTGAAAAGAATTCATATAATTAAGTTCATTAATTCGAAGTACCACTTGACGAACAATTGTCAAGTCTCGATTTCAAGAGGTGATGATAGCACTCCCCCTTGGTTTATGTGCAGTAAGATATCGTTTAATTAAGGCTGATTAACCTTGACTCCTTCGATCGCGTTCAGCCCTCTCTAAATTATTAAAAGTGCAACAACTATATTATTATAGTTAGAAACGAGCGTATAACGAATAATGACACGTTTAAGCTTTCACTACTACCACTGCGAACCATCTCTTTAGTGTTGCAATGCTGTGGTTATGGTGACTCCAAAGTTATGCGATTGTGTAAGAAAATGCAACATacatattttcatattttttataaataataattaatagccCGTAAATAATTGCGAGGTAGTACACTGCATAGAGCACAAGttttgaataaaaataaaaatctgGCAGTATTTGCATTACAGTAAGAATTGAGAGTTATAAATCTTTCAAATCGAAAAGAACCATGAATTTTCGAGACTAGTTTCTAGAATACTCTAGAAATTTAAATAAGAAGAACATAACAGAATATTTTCGAGATCCTATACTAGGCAACTGCGTCACAGAGACGATCTAAAGCTTATATTATGTTGAATTTATTCACTTCGTTTCGATATGTGCTTTAATTTGAAAGTACATATGTTAGCAATCCAAGTTTTAAAAACAAGGAAGAGTTACGTCGTTATTATTTCTTTTCATTCAAAGCATTAGAAGAATctaaattgttttttttttcaagtgTTTCAGCACGTACATGGAACCGCATTTAGTGTTATCATTTCGATTAGTGTTATCATATTCAATGACATTTTACGGTATAGTGGCTGATTTTGTAAACTTACGGTTTTGCATTTTTaagttttcatttctttttttctactaCATTACACGTGATAAATGGGAGGAAAGATAGATTTTATATACAGAAAATAGATATCGCTAGAAAAATGTACTTGTATATTTAATTTCAGATAGCGTGGTTAGAAATTAATCTATAAATCGATGATAACGATCGATGCAACAGGTTCTCTAAATTATATTCCATAAAAAATCTAGTATTCAAAGTACATagataattaaagaaaatattaaatatttaatatgaaAGTATTAAAACAATTTAATATATGCATTTAATGTAAGTATTAAAAGAATTTAATGCAATACTCATCGTAATGACATCAGATATTTCATATGTGTGATTCTCTGGATGAGATTTACAAGTCTTATCTTTTCATATATCTGTCAAATATTTACAACACTGACGGTGTTACGGCAATTTCATACTTTTTCCATTAAGAGCACGGATGGAAATTTTGCCTTTACGTGCGTTCATACTACGCACGTGTTCTGTAACATTGCGCGCGCAGCTGTTCGATATTTGAAAAGTGCGCGCCAAAAGTTCGATGCGGAACTTTTGAATCAATTTTTTCGTTGTAAGAAACATGTACAGAGTTCACAATGCATCTTATAATTTTTAATCGAATAATCTATATGATGCGATAAAATTAAGTAGAACGCTGATGCACAAAATAACATTCCA comes from the Xylocopa sonorina isolate GNS202 chromosome 1, iyXylSono1_principal, whole genome shotgun sequence genome and includes:
- the Cue gene encoding low-density lipoprotein receptor repeat domain-containing protein cueball, which translates into the protein MTSRKNLSVALTIVLGIFAIKTHARSWNLAVVIGREVKFYAHNSTVIGQALVKEAGSLSAVAYDDTTHMMYFSDLNNKNVSIFRNDLQDKNFTLKPLLKKQEESNIVGLAFDTRTRTLFWSDTQQAVIMKMRLPNDGPPEKPTLVHNLTDQIPRAIALDVCNSRIYWVNSNFTSPSIEMSNLDGSNRTIVIKDGLFEPMAIAIDHAEGKLYWIDDIEGIRIKVQRSNLDGTNQEPLVHPKRHQPGYLAIDQDLIYWSDTVHNAVWTFPKNATHEDMLNTFELYSNKPAGVVARDNIGTIDCAAIAKRQKMRLKESSTLTQIGSYSNLTTSTEESEFAETPKHCLNDGYVEDKNGVPVCQCKLGFNGTFCEMHLCHNYCFQGSCNIDDEGLPMCKCSGTFVGLRCETDLCKDYCLHDGQCSVLNQRPVCKCKYSMGSRCETLSNITELCQKYCANTEPIPSSIDTANCRCSEQSERVVEIRTHQDNDIYGTLLPIVGVLIILLLLVIIVLSFYVNKLRRQPRIKRINPGKRVETALTSRPQLRDSRCEIIIDNCCNMNICETPCFETKLRAAPSEANGKKKEEKNSLLDNMEEITW